The window CAGCCGGGGCGCGGTCTCCCGCAGCCCGCCCAGGTCGGCGAGTTCACCGGTGTGTGCCCGGTCCTTGATCGCCCCGGCGATGAAGAACAGCAGCCCGGTGATGACCCCGTGGGCGATGTTGCCGATCAGCGCGGCCTGGATCCCGGTGGTGGTCACGGTGGCGATGCCGAGCACGACAAAACCCATGTGGCCGACGCTGGAGTACGCGATGAGCCGCTTCAGTTCGGTCTGGGCCAGGCACACCAGGGCACCGACGATGATCGCCGCGACGGCGAGCACACCGAGCACCGGGGCGGCCCAGCGGGCACCCTCCGGGGTGACCCCGACACCGATCCGGATCAGGCCGTACGTGCCCATCTTCAGCAGCACCCCGGCGAGGATGACACTGCCGACGGTCGGCGCCTGGCTGTGCGCGTCCGGCAGCCACGAGTGCAGCGGCCAGAGTGGACTCTTCACCGCGAAGGCGAGCGCGAACAGGGTGAACGCCACCAGTTGGGTGGTCCGGGACAGCCCGTTCCCACCGGTCAGGGCGACGATGTCGGCGGTGCCGGCCGCGCTGACCACGACGAAGACCCCGACCAGCAGGAGCACCGAGCCGAAGAGGGTGTAGAGGGCGAACTTCCGGGCCGCGTGCACCCGGCGCTCCCCGCCCCAGATCGCGATGACCGCGTACATCGGGAGGAGGACGACCTCGAAGAAGACGAAGAACAACACCAGGTCGAGGGCGAGGAAGGTGCCCAGGATGCCGACCTCGATGACCAGCAGCAGGGCGGCCAGCGTACGGCCCCGGCCCGGTGCCGGCGCCCGCCACCAGGTGTAGAGGCAGCAGAGCAGGGTCAGCAGCGTGGTCAGCACGACCAGTGGGTACGAGATCCCGTCCACCCCGAGGTGGAACCGGAGGTCCAGTCCGGGCACCCAGGTCAGGTCCAGTTCGTGCCAGGGGTGGATCCCCGGCGGCCCCTGCTCCGGCACCTGGTGGGCGAAGCCGCCGCCACCGACACCGAAGAAGAGCAGGACGCTCACCACCAGCGTGGCGGCGGCGAAACCGGTGGCGACCACCCGTCCGGCCCGGTCGAAGCGCTCGGGCAGCGCGCCGGTCACCGCCGCACCGACCGCCGGCAGGGCCAGGATGGCGACGAGTCCGACCTGTCCGGCGCTCATCCGCCGACTCCGATCAACACGGCGGCGAGCCCGATCAGCAACGCCCCGGCCAGTACGGCGGTCGCGGCCCTCGGCAGCCCCGACCGGTGCAGGGTGCCGAGGGAGTCACCGAGGGCGCCACTGCCCCGGCCGACCCCTTCGACGGCCCCGTCGACCAGGACCTCGTCGCCGCGCCGGCCGAGCCGGGCCAGCGCCGTCACCGGGCGTACGACCAGGGTGTGCTGGAGTTCGTCAAGCCAGAAGGCGCGGTCGAAGGCCGGGCGCAGCGGGCCCAGCGCGGTCGCCGGGTCGGCGGCCGGATCGCGCCGCCACCGCCACCAGGCCAGTCCCGCACCGAGCAGGAGGAGGGCGACCGGGTACACCAGTTGCGGGCCGAAGTGGATCAGCTCCTCGTCCAGTGGCAGCAGGTTCGGCGGGTGCTCGGTGATCCCCGGCGGGCGGAGCCACCCGGCGAACGGCCCGGCGAACGCGACCGCCCCGAACAGGGCACTCGGTACGGCCAGCACCAGCACCGGCCAGCGGAGCAACGCGGGCGGGTCGTGCGGCGTCGCGTTGCCCCGGTAGGCGCCGGCGAAGGCGCGCAGCAGCAGGCGGGTGGCGTACCAGGCGGTGACCGCGACCCCGACCAGGCCGGAGATCCAGACCAGCCAGCCCACCGGTGCGCCGGCCGGGCCGACCCCGTCGAGCGCGGCCCGTTCGGCGACGGCGAGGATGCCGTCCTTGCTCCAGAACCCGGCCAGCGGCGGCACCCCGGCGAGCGCGCCGAGCCCGATCACCGTGCACCAGAAGGTGACCGGCATCCGGCGGCGCAGCCCGCCCATCGCCGACATCGAGTTGGTCCCGGTGGCGTGGATGACACACCCGGCGGCGAGGAACAGCAGCGCCTTGAAGGCGGCGTGGCTGAGCAGGTGGAACAGCGCGGCGGCGGGCGAGCCGACGGCGAGCGCCCCGGCCATGTAACCGATCTGGGAGACCGTGGACCAGGCCAGCACCCGCTTGATGTCGTCCTGCGCGGTCGCGGCCAGCGCCCCGAGCAGCAGGGTGACCGCGCCCATCACCCCGAGCACGGTCAGCGCCGCCGGGGACTGGACGAAGAGCGGGTACAGCCGGGTCACCGCGTAGATGCCGGCGGCGACCATGGTGGCCGCGTGGATCAGCGCCGAGATCGGGGTCGGACCGGCCATCGCGTCCGGCAGCCAGGTGTGCAGCGGGAACTGGGCGCTCTTGCCGGCCACCCCGGCCAGCAGCAGCAGGCAGGCGACGGTGAGCGTGGTGCCGTGGAAGTCGTGCGCGAGCACCTCGGAGATCCGGAAGCTGCCGGCGGTGAAACCGAGCACCGCGATGCCGAGCAGGAAGCCGACGTCACCGACCCGGGTGACCAGGAACGCCTTCACCGCCGCCGCCGGAGCCTCCGGCAGCCGCCGGTCGTGCGCGATCAGCAGGTACGAGCAGATGCCCATGACCTCCCAGCCGACCAGCAGCAGGAGCAGGTCACCGGCGACCACCACCAGCAACATGGCGGCGGTGAAGAGGCTGATCTGCGCGGCGTACGGGGCGTACCGGTCGTCGTCGTCGAGGTAACCGACGGAGTAGACCTGTACCGCGAGCGCGACCACCGCCACGGCGATCGCGACCAGGGCGGCGGTCGGGTCGAGGCGTACCCCGGCGGTCACCTCCAGGCCACCGAACTCGACCCAGAGCGCCGAACCCTCGGCCGCGGCACCGTCCAGGGTGGCGAGCAGGATCACCGCGACGACCAGGCTCGCGGCGGCACCGGCGATGCCGAGGCCGGCGGCGACCGCCCGGGACCGCTGCGGCAGCAACAGGCCGGCCAGGGCCACCCCGAAGGGTACGGCCGGAAGCAGCCAGCCGAGCACGATCGCGGCGGTCACCTGGCCCCCACCCCACTGGCGGCGGAACCCGTGGGGCCGGTGCCGGTGGTGTCGACCGCTGGTTCGGGACCCTCGTCCGGCGGATGCTCGTGCAGCGTCACCTCGTCCAGCGCGACGCTGCCCCGCAACCGGTAGAGCTGCAGCACGATGGCCAGTCCGACGCCCACCTCGGCGGCGGCGATCACGATGACGAACAGCGCGAACACCTGCCCGCCGTGCGGCAGCGCCGCCCGGGTGGTGCTGTCGGCGGTGACCAGCAGCAGGTTGACCGCGTTGAGCATCAGCTCGACCGCCATCAGCACCAGCACCGCGTTGCGCCGGCGGAGTACGCCGTAGACGCCCAGGCCGAACAGGATCGCCGCGGTGACGTACGGGATCACGGGTCTCATCGGCGCCGCCCCGGAATCCGTACGCTGATCGCGATCGCACCGACCAGTGCCGAGAGCAGGAGTACGGAGAGCACCTCGAACGGGAGCACCCAGCGGCCGAAGATCTCCGCGCCGAGCCGTTCGGCCGTACCCGGCTCCGGCAGCTCCACCCTGGACCAGCGGAACGCGTCGATCAGCAGCAGCGTCAGCCCGGCCCCGGTGCCACCACCGATCAGGGCGGCCGGCCAACCGGGCCGGTCCAGGTCGGTGGAGGCGCCGATCGGGGCGCGGGTGAGCATCACCGCGAAGAGCAGGAGCACCACGACCGCGCCGACGTAGACGAGCACCTGCACCCAGGCCAGCAGTTCGGCGGTGAGCACCAGGTAGAGACCGGCGATCGCACCGAGGCAGACCACCAGGTAGAGACCGGCCCGGACCAGGTGCCGGGTGGTCACCACCAGTGCGCCGGAGCCGACCGCGACCGCACCGAGGGCCAGCAGCAGCACATCCGCCCCGGTCACGGTGCCGCCGAGGGTGGTGGGGGCGCGGCGGGACGCTGTGGGCGTACCGGTGGGGTGGTCGGGGCGGCGGCGCCCGGCGGCGGGGTCGCGGCCTTGCGTGCGGCGGCGGTCTCCTCCTTCGCCGGCTCACCGTTCGGGTCGTGCGCGGGGGGCGGCGGCACGGTCGCCATCCACTGCCCCAGGTGGTCCTTGTCGTGCAGCAGGTCCTTGATGTCGTACTCGGCGTACTCGAACTCGGGTGACCAGTAGAGCGCGTCGAACGGGCAGACCTCGATGCAGATCCCGCAGTACATGCAGAGGGAGAAGTCGATGTCGAACTTGTCCAGGACGTTGCGCTGCCGGGGGCGCGCCGCGCCGGGGACCTGGACCTCTTCCTTGTGCGAGTCGATGTAGATGCACCAGTCCGGGCACTCCCGGGCGCAGAGCATGCAGACCGTGCAGTTCTCCTCGGCCAGGGCGATCACGCCACGCGAGCGCGGCGGCAGCTCGGGCTCGACGTCCGGGTACTGCTGGGTGTGCGAGTGGCCGACCATCGTCTTGAGGGTGACCGCCAGCCCCTTCGCGAGACCCTCTCCGGGCACCTTCATGCCACCGGCCCACTTCGCTCGCTCATGCCGCCCATCCTGCACTGTCGGTCGCCCCCGCGCGACCACCACCCGCCACTTCCCGCCCTACCGGCCGTCAGGGGTGCCGTACCCTGGGCACGGGGATCCCGGCCCCGCGTGAGAGGAACTTCGCATGACCTCCGCACTCAGCGACGCCTACCCGCCGACGGACGGGTGGACCACTGACGATCTGGATGCCCTGCCCGACGACGGCCACCGCCGCGAGCTGCTCGACGGAGTTCTGATCATGTCGCCCTCCCCCACGGCCGCCCACCAGACGATCGCCTGGCGCCTGGCCGCCGCGCTGGACGCCGACTGTCCGGACGAGTACGACGTCACCCAGGGTGTCGAGGTGCGGATCAACCGCCGCCGCTCGTTCATCCCGGACGTGCTGGTCACGACCGCTGCCGCCGCCGCCCGGCGGACCGCGAAGTACGAGCCGCACGAGGTGGTGCTCGCGGTCGAGATCGTCTCCCAGGGGTCGCAGTCGATGGACCGGATCCTGAAGCCGGCGCTCTACGCCCAGGCCGGGATCCCGTTCTACTGGCGGATCGAGTTCGAGGACGGGCTGACGGTCTACACGTACAAGATCGATCCGGTGCACGAGGTGTACACGGAAACGGGCCGGTGGAACAAGTTCGTCGACACCGGGGAGCCGTGGGCGATGAACCTGCCGGTCAGTCGGCTGATCCCCCGGCACCTGTGAGCGGTGGCAGGACCTCGACGCCGAGCTGTTGCAGGAGCTGAAACAGCTCGTTGACGCTCCACACGTCGATGATCTTGCCGACCGGGTCGAAGCGCAGGAACGTGGCACCGGAGTAACTGACCACCTGCCCGGTCGGTGGCACCGGCCCGAAGGCACCACGCTGCGTGCCGGCGGCCCGCCAGTGCAGGGCAGCCCGCTCACCGGAGACGATCAGGTCGACGATCTTGTAGCGCAGGTCCGGAAAGGCCGTACGCCGCTCCCGGTGCCAGGCCAGGACCGCCGCCGGCCCCGAACCGCCGAGGCCGGGGCACTCTTCGGCGACCAACTCGTACGCCGTCTCCTCACGGGAGTCGTGCCAGACGTCGCTCACGAACCGTCGTACCGCGCTGTCGATGTCGACCACGGTGCGTCAGCCTAGCCCCCGTACGGGCCCCGGTCAGAATGCGACGCGGACCGCCGTGGTGAGGACCAGTTGGCCCAGCGACACCGGGACCAGGACCAGCCAGCAGAGCCGCTGCAACTGGTCCTCGCGCAGCCGGGGGTAGGACACCCGGAACCAGATCACCACGAAGGACACCGCGAAGATCTTGAGCAGGGTCCAGAGCCAGCCGAGGTACTCGTCCCCGAACGGGCCCTGCCAACCGCCCAGGAACAGGACCGTGGTCAGGGCCGCGATCACCACGATGCCGACGTACTCGGCGAGCAGGAAGAACGCGAACCGCAGGCCGGTGTACTCGGTCATGTAGCCGAAGACCAGCTCGGAGTCGGCGATCGGCATGTCGAACGGCGGGCGGCGGATCTCGGCCAGCCCGGCGACGAAGAACACGAACATGGCCGGCGCCTGCCAGATCAGCCACCACGGCTGCCAGGCCTCGACGATGCCGGGCAGGCTCAGCGTGCCGGCGGCGATCGCCACGCTCGCCGCCGACAGCACCAGCGGCAGCTCGTAACCGAGCAGCTGGGCCGCCCCTCGCAGGCCGCCGAGCAGGCTGTACTTGTTCGCCGAGGCCCACGCCGACATCAGCACCGCGACCACGCCCACGCCGATCACGGCAAGGACGAAGAACAGGCCGATGTCCAGCGGCTGCCCGACC of the Micromonospora sp. NBC_01796 genome contains:
- a CDS encoding complex I subunit 4 family protein; the encoded protein is MSAGQVGLVAILALPAVGAAVTGALPERFDRAGRVVATGFAAATLVVSVLLFFGVGGGGFAHQVPEQGPPGIHPWHELDLTWVPGLDLRFHLGVDGISYPLVVLTTLLTLLCCLYTWWRAPAPGRGRTLAALLLVIEVGILGTFLALDLVLFFVFFEVVLLPMYAVIAIWGGERRVHAARKFALYTLFGSVLLLVGVFVVVSAAGTADIVALTGGNGLSRTTQLVAFTLFALAFAVKSPLWPLHSWLPDAHSQAPTVGSVILAGVLLKMGTYGLIRIGVGVTPEGARWAAPVLGVLAVAAIIVGALVCLAQTELKRLIAYSSVGHMGFVVLGIATVTTTGIQAALIGNIAHGVITGLLFFIAGAIKDRAHTGELADLGGLRETAPRLAGLLGFAAIASLGLPGLAGFWGEAFGVVAALRLGGPLWTTLGVLAAFGGALTAAYFLRLLRRISHGPATPAVANLTPRGYAVEQAIWAPLVVLILAVGLLPPIALDVADEPVKALIEAIS
- a CDS encoding ester cyclase; translated protein: MVDIDSAVRRFVSDVWHDSREETAYELVAEECPGLGGSGPAAVLAWHRERRTAFPDLRYKIVDLIVSGERAALHWRAAGTQRGAFGPVPPTGQVVSYSGATFLRFDPVGKIIDVWSVNELFQLLQQLGVEVLPPLTGAGGSAD
- the nuoK gene encoding NADH-quinone oxidoreductase subunit NuoK; the encoded protein is MRPVIPYVTAAILFGLGVYGVLRRRNAVLVLMAVELMLNAVNLLLVTADSTTRAALPHGGQVFALFVIVIAAAEVGVGLAIVLQLYRLRGSVALDEVTLHEHPPDEGPEPAVDTTGTGPTGSAASGVGAR
- a CDS encoding NADH-quinone oxidoreductase subunit J family protein gives rise to the protein MTGADVLLLALGAVAVGSGALVVTTRHLVRAGLYLVVCLGAIAGLYLVLTAELLAWVQVLVYVGAVVVLLLFAVMLTRAPIGASTDLDRPGWPAALIGGGTGAGLTLLLIDAFRWSRVELPEPGTAERLGAEIFGRWVLPFEVLSVLLLSALVGAIAISVRIPGRRR
- a CDS encoding complex I subunit 1/NuoH family protein; protein product: MPLWLELLIRVVAVVVAFLTLPLVVGQLEHKVMAHMQGRLGPMYAGGFHGWAQLIADGVKFVQKEDITPRAADRAVFRLAPVVALVPYLLALLVIPLGPGDLVGQPLDIGLFFVLAVIGVGVVAVLMSAWASANKYSLLGGLRGAAQLLGYELPLVLSAASVAIAAGTLSLPGIVEAWQPWWLIWQAPAMFVFFVAGLAEIRRPPFDMPIADSELVFGYMTEYTGLRFAFFLLAEYVGIVVIAALTTVLFLGGWQGPFGDEYLGWLWTLLKIFAVSFVVIWFRVSYPRLREDQLQRLCWLVLVPVSLGQLVLTTAVRVAF
- a CDS encoding Uma2 family endonuclease, which gives rise to MTSALSDAYPPTDGWTTDDLDALPDDGHRRELLDGVLIMSPSPTAAHQTIAWRLAAALDADCPDEYDVTQGVEVRINRRRSFIPDVLVTTAAAAARRTAKYEPHEVVLAVEIVSQGSQSMDRILKPALYAQAGIPFYWRIEFEDGLTVYTYKIDPVHEVYTETGRWNKFVDTGEPWAMNLPVSRLIPRHL
- a CDS encoding NADH-quinone oxidoreductase subunit 5 family protein, with amino-acid sequence MTAAIVLGWLLPAVPFGVALAGLLLPQRSRAVAAGLGIAGAAASLVVAVILLATLDGAAAEGSALWVEFGGLEVTAGVRLDPTAALVAIAVAVVALAVQVYSVGYLDDDDRYAPYAAQISLFTAAMLLVVVAGDLLLLLVGWEVMGICSYLLIAHDRRLPEAPAAAVKAFLVTRVGDVGFLLGIAVLGFTAGSFRISEVLAHDFHGTTLTVACLLLLAGVAGKSAQFPLHTWLPDAMAGPTPISALIHAATMVAAGIYAVTRLYPLFVQSPAALTVLGVMGAVTLLLGALAATAQDDIKRVLAWSTVSQIGYMAGALAVGSPAAALFHLLSHAAFKALLFLAAGCVIHATGTNSMSAMGGLRRRMPVTFWCTVIGLGALAGVPPLAGFWSKDGILAVAERAALDGVGPAGAPVGWLVWISGLVGVAVTAWYATRLLLRAFAGAYRGNATPHDPPALLRWPVLVLAVPSALFGAVAFAGPFAGWLRPPGITEHPPNLLPLDEELIHFGPQLVYPVALLLLGAGLAWWRWRRDPAADPATALGPLRPAFDRAFWLDELQHTLVVRPVTALARLGRRGDEVLVDGAVEGVGRGSGALGDSLGTLHRSGLPRAATAVLAGALLIGLAAVLIGVGG
- a CDS encoding NuoI/complex I 23 kDa subunit family protein codes for the protein MKVPGEGLAKGLAVTLKTMVGHSHTQQYPDVEPELPPRSRGVIALAEENCTVCMLCARECPDWCIYIDSHKEEVQVPGAARPRQRNVLDKFDIDFSLCMYCGICIEVCPFDALYWSPEFEYAEYDIKDLLHDKDHLGQWMATVPPPPAHDPNGEPAKEETAAARKAATPPPGAAAPTTPPVRPQRPAAPPPPSAAP